The DNA window GGGTCGGGAAAAGGGACACAAGCCAAGCTGTTGGTAGAAAGACTCGGCCTCCCTCATGTTTCGACTGGGGATATGCTTCGCGAGCATATCCAATTGGGAGATGCCCTCGGGTTGCAGGTTCGTGAAGTCATCAAGGCTGGCAACCTGGTGCCTGACGAATTGGTGATCCGCCTGGTTGAGGAACGGTTGAACCGGCCCGATTGCAGGCCAGGAGTTTTGTTGGATGGGTTTCCGCGAACCATCGACCAAGCCCGGATCCTATTGGGCATGGCGGAGGGGCGCGGTCTTCGCCTGTTGGTAATCCACTTGAAAGTGGACTATGATGTGATTACAGCCCGGTTAACGGGCCGTCGCATCTGCCCGCAGTGTGGAACCCTTTACAATATTCGTCTGAAGCCTCCGATTGTGCCTGGCCGGTGCAATATTGAGGGTGCCAGACTGATTGTGCGCGAGGATGATAAGGAATCTGTCATCCGGCAGCGGCTGGTAGCGTATGACGCTCAAACCATGCCGGTGTTGCAGTTTTTTGCGGAGCGAGTAGATTTTTTTGAGGTGGACGGGAGTAACCGGAAGCCGGAAGATTTGTCGGACGAGATTGTGAACTGGATACAGACGACCGTACAGGAAGGGAAGGCGAGCTAATGGCGATCATTCGCAAGAGCCTTTCCGAG is part of the Bryobacter aggregatus MPL3 genome and encodes:
- a CDS encoding adenylate kinase, with translation MNGEHSPQAFQAVVLFGPPGSGKGTQAKLLVERLGLPHVSTGDMLREHIQLGDALGLQVREVIKAGNLVPDELVIRLVEERLNRPDCRPGVLLDGFPRTIDQARILLGMAEGRGLRLLVIHLKVDYDVITARLTGRRICPQCGTLYNIRLKPPIVPGRCNIEGARLIVREDDKESVIRQRLVAYDAQTMPVLQFFAERVDFFEVDGSNRKPEDLSDEIVNWIQTTVQEGKAS